Proteins encoded within one genomic window of uncultured Desulfobacter sp.:
- a CDS encoding FeoA family protein — translation MTLDKLKPGNSGTIKKLSIKDKLGQRLMDMGIYPGLTLNVVRNAPLEDPMEVEIDGYFISLRHDEARFIEVESR, via the coding sequence ATGACATTAGACAAACTTAAACCAGGCAACAGCGGAACGATCAAAAAGCTGTCCATCAAAGACAAACTTGGCCAAAGGTTGATGGATATGGGGATTTATCCGGGTCTTACACTAAACGTGGTCCGTAACGCCCCCCTCGAAGATCCCATGGAGGTGGAGATCGACGGTTACTTCATCAGTCTGCGCCACGATGAAGCCCGGTTTATTGAGGTGGAGAGCAGATGA